GGACGAACCCGGAAGGCCACCGTGTTACGCGCGGAGGTCAGCGCCCGCGCTGCCGCCGCTCCTGGCCGGAACGCCGCTGGCTTCCGGCCTTGGCCAGACCACGGCTACCCAGGTAACCGAGGGTCAGCAGGGTGATGAACAGCCACGCCTGACCCGGGTTGTTGATGTTCAGACCATTCGCGGTCGTGCCACGCCAGAAGGCGGAGATCACCACGAGGGTGACGGCAGCCGCGTAGATCCAGAACTCCGTGGTCAGGAACGCCTGCTTGGTCTCCGTACCCGGTGCCGGCATCGGCTCCCGATGCCCGTCGTGCATCATCGGCATCGGCTGGGTCGGTGTCTCCTGCATTGCCTGCCGATGCTGGACGTCCGGACCCGGACGGTTCATCGGCCTGGTGGATGCAGCCTGCGTGCTCATCTGTCCTCCTCAGGATGTGATGAGTCCTGCGACCCTCGCCCCGCTACCGCGTGTCGGCCACGGCACGGTTCGCGTGCTTGGCGGGGGCACCCCGCGTCTACCCGGCGTCACGGAAGCAGTAACCCTCGATCGGCCAGGGGATCCCCGCGATCAGGGCTGCGCGCAGTGGCCCGGCCACCCGTTGCCGCCTCCTGCGCCGCCTCCGCCTCCTGCGCGGCCTCCGCCTCCTGCGCGGCCTCCGCCTCCTGCGCCGCCTCCGCCTCCTGCGCCGCCTCCGCCTCCTGCGCCGCCTCCGCCTCCTGGGCCGTTGGTGCCGAATGTCGGGTTTCCGCCGCGCGGGCCGTCCGCTCCCTGTTCCGCGCGGGCCGTCCGCTTCCGCTGCCGCGCGGCACGGCCGGGGGTACCCGCCATCCGGTCGCCCGACGGGTTAGTCCCGCCGGTTACCGGGCACGCACTCAGGACCAGCCCTTTTGTGAGGTGATGGATCGTGCGTGAGGACGACATGCGACAGGAAGCCGCCCGCCGGGCCGAGGAGCGGATCGCCGGTGGCGTGTACGGCGAAGGCGCGCTGGACGAGGTGACCGTGCCACCGACCGATGTGGAGAGTGCCATTCAGCGCGACGACCGGGACGATCCGGCGCACGTGCCGATCGATCCGACCGTGCTGCGCGACGGTGGCCCCACCCGTGGGCAGGGCGCGATCACCACGACCGGCGGTACGGCCGGACCGGCAAGTGCCCGTCGGGTGGCCCGCCAGCCGGAGCGGCACCGGGGCAAGGTGGCCCCGACCACGACGGGTGACGCCACCACCGGTGGCTTCAGCACCCCGTCGGGCGGTTCCACAAGTGACCAGTCCAGCCCGGCCACCCACTCCGGCAGCTTCGACTGACCCACCTCAGCCAACCTGTTGACATGACGTTGTCGCCGACACGCCGTCCGAGCGCGCCGGCAACAACGTCATGATCAACCCGAGGGGTCAGGGGGTGGGGGTGAGGGTGGTCAGGCGTTGGGTGGCGCGGGTCAGGGCCACGTAGAGGTCGCTGGGGCCACGGGGGGACTCGGCGACGATCCGATCCGGATCGACCAGGATGACCGAGTCGAATTCGAGCCCCTTGGCCTCGGCGACGGTGAGCACCACCACCCGGCTCTCCAGGTCGGGTTGCTCGCCCACGGCCGCCTCCGGCAACGCCGAGGTCAGGGCCGCACCGAGGTCGTCCACCCGACCGCCGGGCACGATCACGCCGAGCCGCCCGTCGGCCAGCCCGGCCGCCTCCGCGGTGGCGATCTCGATCAGCTCTGCGGCCAACCGCCGCGCCGGCACGGACCGCTCGACGGGCGGAAACCCGCTTGAGCGTACGGCGCGCGGTGGTCGCAACGCCGGGTCGATCTCGGCCAGTACGTCCGCGGCGACCGCCATGATCTCGGCCGGGGTGCGGTAGCTGACGGTCAGCTCGGTCAACCGCCACCGGTCCGCCACGTACGGCTTGAGCGCCTCCGCCCAGGACGGCGTACCGGTGAGTGCGCCGGTCTGCGCCACGTCACCGACGATTGTCATCGAGCGGCTCGGACAGCGACGCATCAGCAGCCGCCACGCCATCGGCGACAACTCCTGCGCCTCGTCGACGATGACGTGACCGAACGCCCAACCCCGGTCGGCCGCCGCCCGTTGCGCGGTGGTCAGCCGGTCGGCCTCCTCCTGCCGCTCCAGCAGCCGGTCGGCGTCGAGCAGGTCGGTCACGCCGAGGATCTCACCGCCGTCGGCCTCGTCCTCCACGTCGATCGACTGGGAACCCCGGGCGATCTCCAGCACACCCTCGGCGTACTCGCGTTGCAGGGCGCGGAGGCGTTCCCGGCGGGCGGCGGCGGATCGGTCGTCCTCGCCGAGCAGCTCCGCCGCCTCGTCCAGCAGCGGTACGTCCGCCGGGGTCCAGCCGCCCGGCTCGCGGTGCAGTGCGGCCCGCTCGTCGGCGGTAAGCATCGGCGCGGCGGTGGCGAGCCGCTCGGTCGAGGCGTACAGATCGGCGAGTAGTCGCTGCGGGGTGAGCACCGGCCACAGGTCGTCAAGCGCGGCGCGTACCTCCGGCTCCTCGCGCAGCTCGCGGCGGATCTCCGCGAGGTCGGCCTCCTCCAACAGGTTCTCCCCGCCCAGCGGGTCGGCGCCGATCCGCTCGGCGACCTGGGCCGCCAACGCGTGGACGATCTCGATGTCGAACACCGCACGGGCCAGGTTGTGTGGCCGACCGCTGCGGCGGGCCCGGTCCCGGGCCGCCTGCACGGTGGCCGGGTCGAGGATCAGGATCTCCCGCTGCGGCAGCGCGATCTCCAGCGGCTGGTCGGGCACCCGCTGCCGGTCGCGTACCGCCTCGGCGAGCACCTCCACCATCACCGCGCGTCCCTTCACCGCGGCGGTGGTGGCCGGCTCCGTGCGCCGCGCGGTCACGCCGGGGAAAAGATCAGCCTGGGTACGCAGCAGTACGCCGGTCTCGGCCAGCGCGGGCAGCACCTGCGAGATGTAGCGCAGGAAGGTGGCGTTCGGGCCGACCAGCAGCACGCCCCGGCTGGAGAGCTCCCGGCGGTGGGTGTAGAGCAGGTACGCCGCCCGGTGCAGCGCCACTGCGGTCTTGCCGGTGCCCGGCCCACCCTGCACCACCATCACCCCGGGCAGGTCGGCCCGGATGATCCGGTCCTGTTCGGCCTGGATGGTCTCGACGATGTCGCGCATCCGGCCGGTCCGGCCGGCGTTCAGCGCGGCCAGCAGCGACGCCTCGCCGGTGAGTTCCTCGTGCCCGGTGGGCGAGACGGCGGCCAGGTCGAGGACCTCGTCGTTGATGCCGGTCACCTTGCGCTGCCGGGTACGCAGGTGCCGACGCCGACGGATGCCCTGCGGATTGGCGGCGGTGGCCAGGTAGAAGGCGCGGGCGGCCGGGGCCCGCCAGTCCATCAGCAGCGGGTCGTAGTCGCCGTCGGTGTCGAAGATGCCGATCCGGCCGATGTAGCGGCGCTCGCCGTCGTCGGTGTCCAGCCGGCCGAAACAGAGGCCGTTCTCCACTGCCGAGAACTGCTCGACCTGCTCGGCGTACATCCGCACCGAGCTGTCGCGTTGGGAACGGTCCTGGCGGGTGCCGCCGGTGGCCCGCAGCTGTTCGGTGAGCCGTTCGGACGCCTGTTCCCGCAGGTCGTCGAGGCGGCGGTAGAGCATCGAGACGTACTCCTGCTCGCGGCCGATCTCGTCGTCGGACGGCGAACCGCCGGAGTGCCTTGACAATCCGTCTCCCAGGTGGCTAGAATGCGACACAAGAACGGCTTCTCGCAGCCGTTCTTTTTTGTTGCCTGAACTGACAAAGATACCGCGCCGTGATCGACGGGTTCCAGCACGACCGACCCGGCGACATTCCTGCGGTCGGCCCCCGGCCGCGGGCCGTGCGCGTTCCTGGCCCCGCCGGGCCGGCAATTATCAGCGACGCTTCGTGCAGACTTCGTCCGAGCGGGCCACGGTCTCGGTGGACCAGGCGACCGCCACCGTGAAGCAGTAGTCGAGTCTACGGTCGAGGCTGTAGACGATGAAGCTCTCGGTGCCGGCGGGCAGGTCGGCAAAGGGCGTCGGCGGCTGGCCGGTCCGGCCACCCGAGACGATCACCGGTCCCTCGCTCCCGGCCGGGTACTTCCAGCTCAGCGTCACGCTGTCGCGGTTGTCCGTCAGGGCGAGCCCGGTGGGTGGGGTACCGGGGGACGCCGGAGCCGGGGCGGAGGTGGTGGCCGTGGGTGCGGCTGGCCCACCCGGGGCGTCGCTCGCGGTCGGGGTGGTGGTGCCGGCCCGGTCGACCCGCGACACCCCCGCGATGACCGCAGCGGTGCCGAGCAGCACCACGATCACGCCCGCCGCGACGATGAAGACCAGCCGGTTCGGCTGCCGGGGTGGCACCGGCGTCCGGCGTACCGGCACCGGCAGCAGCCGCGACGGCGGCTCCGACCGCTCCGGCTCGGCGACCCGACGCAGCCGGTACACGCCGGGTGCCTGCGGGGCCGGCCCGGTCAGGTCGGCCACGCTCGGCGGCACGGCGGTCGACTGGTCCGGGTACGACGGCGACGCCGCCGCTGCGGGGGACGGATCGAGGTCGGGCTCGTCAGGGTAGGGATCGCCACCGGTCCGGCCCGTCGGGTACGGATCGGTCTCGGTCTGGCCGGCGGGGTACGGATCGGTCTCGGTCTGGCCGGCGGGGTACTGCTGGGAGCCGGGCTGGACCGTGGGGTACGAGTACGGGTAGGGCTCGGGTTCGTCGACGGCGGGTCCGGTCCACCAGTCCTCCGGCGGCCCGGCCGGTCCGTCCACCGGCTGCCGGGGGGTGGGCACGGGCGAGGCCGCGCTGGCCGGTGCGTAACCCGTCGACGGATGCCCCTGGCTGGGGTGATACCCCTCGGCCGGATGCTGCTCCGGGCCCGCGAAGGGTTCTCCTGCCAGGTGCGCTCCCGCAGTCTCGTGCTGCTGTTCGGCGCTTGGGCGTTGTTCGGTGTTCGGGTGGTGTTCGGCGCTCGGGTGGTGTTCGGCGCTCGGGTGGAGTGAGTCGATCGGGCCGGAGGGGGCCGGGCCCGGGGCAGAGTCCGCCGCCCAGCCCGGGTCGCTGTCCGGCCACGGGAGCTGTGTCCCGGCGAACTCGTCCCCGTCCTGATCCGACCACCCCGGACCGCTTCCGCCCGTCCCGGCGGTGCCGGTCGCGCTGGTCTCCGTCGGGTCGGTTGCGCTCGCGGGTGGCGCGGCCGGGCCCGAACCGGTGCTGTCCGATCGGAGCGGGTCGGGCCACTGCGACGCGGCGAGGCCCTCGGGCGGCGAGGTGCGGGCGGCGGGCACCGTCGGCCCCTGCGCGCCGACCGGTGGCGTGTCGGCGCAGACATGATCGGGATTTGCTGCCGCCCGGGCCAGCGTCGTCACCTGGGCCGCCAGCGGGTCGTCCGGGTCGAGGTACTGGCGGCACAGCTCGCGTGCCAGGGACAGGTTGTCGTGCGCCTCGCCGAACAGCCCGCAGTCGCGCTGCATCGAACCGAGCCGGGCGAGCATCTTGATCCCGCTCGGATGCCCGTCGCCGTAGACCTCGCGGTGCAGTTCCCAGGCGTCCTGGAGCCGGTCACGTGCCATCTGGCACTGGCCGCGGGCGTACTCCACGGTGGCCAGGTCGGCATGTGCGGCGAGCACCCGCAACGACTCCGGCCCGTCCGACGCGGTCAGCTCGATGATCACTTCCTGGTAGAGCCGGGCCGCCCGGGACCAGCTGCCCACCCGGTGCAGCACCGCCGCCAGGGTGGCGGCGGCGGCCACCGTACGCGGGTCGGAGCGACCGTGCAGTCGGCTGGCGGCGGCGTACGCGAAGGCGGCCCAGCCGCGCGCCGAGTGCGGCTCGCCGAGCGCGACCAGCACCCGCGCATGCAGGCTGGCCGCCTCGGCCAGCTCTGGTGTCGCGTTGGCGGGGCGCGGATCGGCGCCGGTCAGCGCGTCGGCGAGCAGCCGTTGGGCGCCGGCGAGATCGCCAGCGGAGACCAGGTCGTGCACCTGATCAGTCAGTTCACCGAAGCCGGAGGGCACGCCCCATCGTGCTCATCCGACGACGATATGTACAAGACCCGCGCCGGAGTGGTTCGGTCCGGATCCGGTCAGGGGTCGTTCAGGTGATCGGTCAGCGCCTCGCTGATCTGGCGTAACTGGTCGACCTGGGCCGGGCTGAGCGGGTCGAACAGGTGTCGGCGTACCCCCTCGACATGGCCGGGTGCGGCGGCGGCCAGGGTGGCGAAGCCCTCCTCGGTGAGCAGGGCGAACTGCCCACGCCTGTCGGTCGGGCAGTCCTCGCGGCGGACCCAGCCGGCGGCCTCCAGGCGGGCCACCGCGTGGGAGAGCCGGCTGCGGGAGGAACCGGTCGCGTCGGCCAACTCGCTCATCCGCAGCCGGCGTTCGGGTGCCTCGGAGAGGCGTACCAGGATCTCGTAGTAGGCGTGCGGCATGCCGGCGTCGCGTTGCAGTTCTCGGTCGAGCGTGTCCATGAGCGCCCGGGAGGCGGCCAGGAAGGCCCGCCAAGTGCGCTGTTCGTCCGGATCCAGCCAGCGGGTCATGACCACCATCATAGCCAACTGGTTGAACGCTCAACTAAAAGGAGCTAGCGTTGGTGGCATGGGAATTCATCGCCTCAACCACGCCGTGCTCTACGTCAGTGACCTCGACCGCAGCGTCGCGTTCTACCGCGACGTGCTGGGCTTCCGTCGGGTGCCGATGACCCCGGAAGGCTTCCGCGGTGCCGCCTTCCTCCAGGCACCCGACTCCACCAACGACCACGATCTCGGGCTGTTCGAGATCGGTGCCGGCGCGGGCAGGTCGACCGCCGGCCGGGCCACCGTCGGCCTCTACCACCTGGCCTGGGAGGTGGACACGCTCGCCGAACTGGCCGCCACCGCCAAGCGGCTGGCCGAGGCGGGTGCGCTCGTCGGCACCTCCGACCACGGCACCACCAAGAGCCTCTACGGCCAGGACCCGGACGGGCTGGAGTTCGAGGTGGTCTGGCTGGTGCCGGCCGACCGGCTCGACGACGCCGCGCTCGCCGCCCGTACCCGGATCGGCCGGCTCGACCTGTCCGCCGAGATCGCCCGCTACGGCTCCCACACCCGCGGCGGCACCGGCATCTCCATCCCCGCCTAACCCGACCCACACCCACCCCACCCCTTTGTCCCGTTGATCATGAGGTTGGCGGCAGTCGTTGATCTTCAAACTGCCGCCAACCTCATGATCAAGGGAGTGTGGGCGATTCCGCGCCGAGTTGATCAAGAGGTTTGTGTCAGTCTGAGTGCTGTTCGCTGGCCAGAGGCTCTTGATCAACAGGCGATGTGGGGGACCGGTGGTGGGTTTGGGCGGGATGTTCGGGGCGCGGTTGCGGGGGTGGGTGGCGGGAGTGGTGCGTGGGAGCGGGCGCCAGCGTGGCGGGGGACGGGGCACCGTCGCCCTGGTGTGCGGTGCGGACGACGAGGGCGTCGCCGAGGAAGCGCTGCGGGTGGTCGGTGCGTACGCCGACCGGCTGCGGGGCTGCCGGCTGACCGTGCTGGTGCTTGCCGACGACGTCGACGACCTGCCCACCCGGCTCGGCGCGCTGGAGGCCGGGCTGCCACCCGAGGTCGCGGTGCACCTGATGCCCGGCCCGCCGGGCCGACTGCCGGTGGCACTGCGAGCGGCCGGCGCCGCCGGGGCGCCCCTGCTCAGCTATCTGGCGGCGGAACAGGCCGTGGACCCGGTGGCGCTCTCCGCCGCCGCGACCGGGCGGCCCGCCGAAGCGCTGCTGCTCGCCGGTGCGGGCGTACCGCTGCGGCCGGCGCTGGCCGACGCCGGGTTCCCGTTGTCGACCGAGGTGGAGCTGGCCGACACCGGGCGGCGGGTCGGCTTCGGCAGCGGCTCCGACCGCAGCCTGGAGGCGATGAAGGAGGAACTGTGGGCGGCCGGGCACCGGCTGCTCGACCCGTACGGCATGCCGTTGTCGCCCGCGCCGGAGGTGGACCCGGCGCCGCTGGCACGCGCCCTGCTGGCCGAGTTGGCCGGCAACGGCCCGCGTACGGTCACCGAGTTGCGCCGGTACGCGGTGACCGCCACCGCGTACCGGGCCGTGGACGCGGCGCGGGCACTGACCGCGCTGCTCGACGCGGGGCAGGTCAGCCGCACGCCCGAGCAGGGCCGGCTCGGCGGCGACGTGCTGGTCACAGCCGTCCGGTCAGCTGCGTGACGACAAGCCACCCACCGGTGGCGATAACCCCTGTGGGGGGTAGGACGCCGAGCGGGGCGCCGGAGAGATCCGGCGCCCCGCTCGACCTCGGGACCTCACGCCCGAGACTTGTCCTGCTTCCAGGACAGCGGGCCGGGCAGATCGACCCGGTGCGCCTTGGCCCGCGAGTTCCAGGACCACCGGCCGATCCGGATGCTCCAGGACGAGAAGCCGTTCTCGGTGAAGTTCAAAACGAGTGGCCCGTACTTCTTGCGCTTGCGGAACATCAGACCCATCGTGGGCCTCCCTTCATCGCGGTCCCTGCGCGCTCGAAGATGCCCCCGGCGTCGATCCGTCAAACCCCGCCCCGTCCGTAGTGGACGCCGGCGGTCGGCTGCGATCCGCTAATCCTATCCATCAGGTAGGTTTTAGGTCGCGACGAATGCCCTTCGGAGAGGATCATCCATGTGCCATCCGACCGCCCGGCACCGCCGCGGCGAAGACCCGACGGCGACCTCGGCATGACCGGGGTACCGCTGCGCGACGATCTGTTCATGCTCGACCGGGCCGCCCAGGACCTGCTCTTCCGGGCCGCCCGCACGGCAAACACCTTCACCGACGAGCCGGTCGGCGACGAGCAGATCGCCGCGATCCACGACCTGGTCCGGTACGGCCCGACCGCCTACAACGGACAACCGCTGCGACTGTTGCTGATCCGCTCGCCGCAGGCCCGCCAGCGGCTGCTGCCGTACCTGTCGAGCGGCAACCGGGCGAAGACCGCCGCCGCGCCCCTGGTGGCCGTGGCCGCCGCCGACCTGGACTATCACGAACGGCTGCCGGAGCTGTACCCGCACCGCCCGCAGGCCCGCGACTGGCTGGCCGACGAGGAGCAGCGCGCCGCGCAAGCCCGGTTCAACGCCGCCCTCCAGCTCGGCTACCTGCTGATCGGGGTACGCGCCGCCGGGCTGGCCGCCGGACCGATGGCCGGCTTCGACGCGGCCGGCGTGACCCGGGAGTTCTTTCCCGACGGCCGGCACGAGGCGCTGTTGGTGATCAACATCGGGCGGCCAGGCCCGCAGGCATGGGGTGACCGATTGCCCCGACTGCCCACCGACGAGGTGATCCGCACGATCTGACCGGCGGCGTCGAGCAGGTGATCCCGCACGGCCTGACCGGCGGCGTCGAGCAGGTGATCCCGCGCGGCCTGACGGCGTTAGGAAGGGGCCCTTCCTATACACCAGGCGTTAACAGGGGGCCCTTCCTTACCCCGCGTCAGCGGGGTTCCCAGGCGTCGGGCAGCGTGGTCAGCCGCCGGACGTGAGCCGGCAGCCGACCGGCGACCACGTCGGCCAGACTCACCTCGTCGACCACCCGACGCAGCGAGGCACGCACCGCGACCCAGAAGCCGGGCAGGTGCTGCGCCACCCCCTCGTACTTGGTCTCCTCCGGGCGCAGCCCCCGCACGCCGGCCAACGGCCCCTCCACCGCGCGCAACACCGCGCCGATGGTCACCTCCCGGGGCGGTTGGGCCAGCGTGTAGCCGCCCTCGGCGCCCCGCTGGGCCCGGACGATGCCGGCCCGCCGCAGGTCGGCCAGTACCGCTTCGAGAAACTTGCGCGGCATGTCCTGCTCGGTGGAGATGGTCTGGGTGGACAGCAGTGCCGGGTACGCGGCGGCGAGGCTCAGCGCCGCCCGCACCGCGTAGTCGCCACGCGCGGAGATCTGCACCCTGCCATCATGCCCAACCCGTGCCGGTCAGGGCGTCGCCGGGCCGACTGGTCACGCGGCCGGTCAGCCTCCGCGGCCTCGGCGCGCCGCCGGTGGCCTCGGATCGCGGTCGGTCAGCCGCCGGTGGCCTCGGATTGCGGCCGGTCAGCCTCCGGCGGCCTCGGCTCGCGGTCGGTCAGCCTCCGGTGGCCTCGGCTCGCGGCCGGTCAGCCTCCGGCGGCCTCGGCGGGTGGCCGGGGGCGGATGACCGGGCCCGGCCGGGGATGCTCGCGAGTGGCCCGGAAGGCACCGGGACTGACGCCGACCTCCCGGGTGAAAAAGCGACCGAAGTTGGTCGGTTCGGTGAATCCGAGCCGCCGGCCGATCCGGGCGATCGGCTCGTCGGTGGCGGCCAGCAGTCGGCTGGCCTGGAGCGCGACCCGCTCGTCAAGCACCTGCTTGGCGCTGCGCCCGGTCACCGCCAGGCAGGCCCGGGTGAGCGTACGCACCGAACAACCAAGCCGCTCGGCGTAGTCCTCGACCCGGCGGGTGTGCTGGTAGCTGAGTTCCACCTCGCGGCAGAACCGGTGGAAGGTCTCCTCCTCCGGGCGCGCCGCGCGGCGCCTACCGGACGGCAGCATGCTCAGCCGCAGCAGCAGCACGGTCAACTGGTGGCGCAGCAGGCTGCGGCCGGTCGGGGTGTCCCGATGCCGGCGAGCGTCCACGGTCAGCTGGCTCACCTCGTTGATGACCGCGTCCTCGTCCTCCCCGGCGAGCTGCGCCCAGGGCGGCACCTCGTCGACGCTGACGTCCAGACCGTAGAGCGCCTCCGGATGCCAGCGGACCACCGTGGCGTCCAGGTGGGGTGGCGTGCAGCGCAACACCTGCCCGGTACGCAGCCGCAGTAACGTGCCGGGCCGGCAGGGCAGGGGGCGGAAATCCACCTCGGCGTAGCCGTGACCGCCGGTGGCCAGCACGATCAGCTCTCGGTCCAGCAGCACCTGGCGTCGCCACCCCGCGTCAGTGGCGAGGCTGCTCAACGTGATCGTGTCGATCTCGACGGGACCGGAGACAGCGTCGGGCAGGGCTGTGGCGAGGTGACGGGAAGGGACCATCACCTGCGACGTTAGCCCGCGACCCGGCCGTACGCATCTCTTCCGACCCGCGCGTCCGCTCGCGCTGCGGCATCTTTCGACCCGCGCGTCCGCTCGCGCTGCGGCATCTTTCGACCCGCGCGTCCGCTCGTGCCGCGGCATCTTTCGACCCGCGCGTCCGCTCGTGCCGCGGCATCTTTCGACCCGCGCGTGCGCTCGTGCCGCGGCATCTTCCGACCCGCGCGTGCGCTCGCGCCGCGGCATCTTCCGACCCGCGCGTGCGCTCGCGCCGCGGCATCTTCTGACCCGCGCGTCCGCTTCGCGGAGCGTCTTCGACTCGTGCCGGCGCGGCGGCACGTGGTGGTGGGGTTGTCGTGGCCGGGCCGGGCCGATAGGTTACCGATCGGTATGATCTGGTCGCCGCGGCGCCCGAGCGGTCCGTGCCGGCGATCCCGGGCTCCCGGTCGGGCGCCGATCGGCTCGCGAGGGGTGGGCATGCACGATCTGTTCTCGGTTCGCGGCAAGACCGTGCTGGTCACCGGTGGCTCACGGGGCATCGGGCTGATGATCGCCCAGGGCTTCGTCGCCGCTGGCGCACACGTGATCATCTCGTCCCGCAAGGCGGAGACCTGTGCGGCGGTGGCGGAGGAACTCTCCGCCCACGGCCGGTGCGAGGCCATCCCGGCCGACCTCGGCCACGACGAGGGAGCGCGGGGCCTGGCCGCCGCCGTACGGGACCGGGTGGACCAACTGCACGTACTGGTCAACAACGCGGGCGCCACCTGGGGCGCGCCGCTGGAAAACTACCCGGAGAGCGCGTTCGACAAGCTCTGGGCGATCAACGTCAAGGCAGCCTTCCGGCTGACCACCGAGCTACTGCCCGCCCTGCGTGCCGCCGCCGGCCCGGACGACCCGGCCCGCGTGATCAACATCGGCTCGGTCGACGGCCTGCGGGTCCCGGCCATGGAGGTCTACGCCTACTCGGCCACCAAGGCGGCAGCGCAGTTGAGGCGTACACACACCAAGCTTCGACCTGCACAAACACGAAAGCCGCCCGCCGCAATGCGAACGGGCGGCTTTCGCCGAGGGTGTCAGCTGGACGTACGGCGGCGGCCGATCGGAACCACCTCATCGCCGTACGCCAAATCCTCGATCAGCTTCCCGACCTTCGCCTGCCGCAGACTCTCACTCACCTCCGACAGCGCCTCAAGGATCGTGTCGACGTCGGCCTGCCGCTGCTGACGCCACCGGTCTTCCCGATACGAGTCGATCTGATCCTGCTCGGCGGAACGCCGCATGTCGATCCTGACGCGGGCGACCGTGACTGCCATGTACACGGTGAGGAGGCAGATCACCGCGAACAGGGCTAGGTGTACGGCAAGGGCAACCCCGATTTCGGCGCGGTGTCGGGACTGCCACAGGTGGCTGCCGAAGATGGCGAGGTCGAAGATGAACAGGACGCCCATGCTCACGGCGCCGAGCATCATGCATCGCGGTGGGCGGGCTTTCGCGCGCCGGTCCAACAGGTCGGCGATGTGTACGGCGGCGCGCTGCCGGGCGGTGATTTCCCCGGTGTCTTCCAGGTTGTTCACGTGAGGCTCCCAGGCTGAGAGAGGTGGATGGGGGTGTGCCGCTGGTTGCGGCCGGTGCACCTGCGGTGCGGGGGTGTGTGGTGTGGCTCAGCCTGATGGGGGTTGCGGCGGGCATCGTCTGCCGTGGCGGTGGGGGATCGGGCTGGTGGCGGGCTGCTGTCTGCGTGCGGCGGTGGCGGTGGTGGTGGCGGGTTCAGCGTCGATGGTGGGGGTTGACGGGGCTGGTGCCCGGCTGTCGCTGTCGTGGTGGGCGTGCTGCTGCTGGTCGTGGCGGTCGCGTCCGCTGTCGATGACGGCGCTGCCGTCTGGGGTCGCTGTGGCGGTGGCGGTGGGCGGTGCGGGTTTGGTGGCTGGTGTCTGCCACGGCAGCGGGTGGGCGCCCGAGCCGGTGCGGGTGGGGGACCGGTCGGCCGGCTCGGGCGCCGTCTGGGGGCCGCTGGGGCGGCGGGTGGCGTCGGGTGTGGGTGGTTGGGTGTCCGG
This DNA window, taken from Micromonospora sp. FIMYZ51, encodes the following:
- a CDS encoding SDR family NAD(P)-dependent oxidoreductase, coding for MHDLFSVRGKTVLVTGGSRGIGLMIAQGFVAAGAHVIISSRKAETCAAVAEELSAHGRCEAIPADLGHDEGARGLAAAVRDRVDQLHVLVNNAGATWGAPLENYPESAFDKLWAINVKAAFRLTTELLPALRAAAGPDDPARVINIGSVDGLRVPAMEVYAYSATKAAAQLRRTHTKLRPAQTRKPPAAMRTGGFRRGCQLDVRRRPIGTTSSPYAKSSISFPTFACRRLSLTSDSASRIVSTSACRC